Proteins encoded within one genomic window of Equus przewalskii isolate Varuska chromosome 3, EquPr2, whole genome shotgun sequence:
- the AASDH gene encoding beta-alanine-activating enzyme isoform X5 has translation MTLQELVHQAASLYSDKIAVCFDECNNQPPVYYTYKTVINAASELSNFLLLHCDFQGIRAIGLYCHPGINLPSWILGILQVPAAYAPIDPDSPPALSIHFMKKCNLKYILVEKQQINKFKSSYEMLLNYDTFTVEHNDIVLFRLHWKNVEVSLMLNERKEKYEKEKMTNSTSSENSNEEKSEEHMDARLKHCLAYVLHTSGTTGKPKIVRVPHACIVPNIQHFRVLFEITQDDVLFLASPLTFDPSVVEIFVALSSGASLLIVPTSVKVIPSKLAAVLFSHHRVTVLQATPTLLRRFGSQLIKSTVLSTSTSLRVLALGGEAFPSLTVLKSWRGVGNKTQIFNIYGITEVSSWATFYRIPEKTLNSTLKCELPVQLGFPLLGTVVEVRDTDGFAIQEGDGQVFLGGRNRVCFLDDEVTVPLGTMRATGDFVTVKDGEIFFLGRKDSQIKRHGKRLNIELVQQVAEGLQEVESCAVTWYNQEKLILFMVSKNDLVKDYIFEELQKHLPSHAIPDELVLIDSLPFTSHGKIDVSELNKIYLNYINLKSECKLNGKEELWEKLQHLWKSILSLSEDPLRIPDESLFLNSGGDSLKSIRLLNEIEKLVGTSVPGLLEIILNSSILEIYNHIVQTVFPDEDLTFSKNYATKRKFSDINQETSGKSLHQNSVMPLNCDKKINAFIALSRGGQILSVNTTRPLTKLGHCPSACSSDLISQTNTQNVESLNPPALSGKSKDPSCVAEFFSEEGTPVIEAEKMELCVRWMSDTGKCVDASPLVVIPAVDKSSATVYIGSHSHRMMAVDLYSGKVKWEQILGDRVESSACVSKCGNFIVVGCYNGLVYVLKSSSGEKYWTFTTEDAVKSSATMDPTTGLLYIGSHDQHAYALDIYVRIHLISLIP, from the exons ATGACTCTTCAGGAATTGGTACATCAGGCTGCCTCCCTTTATTCGGATAAAATAGCTGTATGTTTTGATGAATGTAACAACCAGCCTCCAGTTTATTACACCTACAAGACTGTGATTAATGCTGCTTCAGAATTATCGAATTTTCTGCTATTACACTGTGACTTTCAAGGAATTCGGGCAATTGGTCTCTACTGCCATCCTGGGATAAACTTACCCTCTTGGATTTTAGG AATTCTCCAAGTCCCTGCTGCTTATGCTCCTATTGATCCAGATTCACCACCAGCGTtatcaattcattttatgaaaaaatgtaatttaaagtaTATCCTtgttgaaaaacagcaaattaat AAATTCAAATCTTCCTATGAAATGTTATTGAACTATGATACGTTTACAGTAGAACATAATGACATAGTACTCTTCAGACTTCACTGGAAAAATGTTGAGGTGAGCttgatgctaaatgaaagaaaagagaaatatgaaaaagaaaaaatgacaaacagCACAAGTTCTGAGAACAGCAATGAAGAAAAGTCAGAAGAGCACATGGATGCGAGGCTAAAGCATTGCTTAGCTTATGTTCTCCATACATCAGGCACTACGGGGAAACCTAAGATTGTCAGAGTGCCTCATGCATGTATAGTGCCAAACATTCAGCATTTTCG GGTACTTTTTGAGATCACACAAGATGatgttttgtttctggcttcaCCTCTGACCTTTGATCCTTCTGTTGTGGAAATATTTGTTGCTTTGTCAAGTGGTGCCTCTCTGCTTATTGTACCAACTTCTGTCAAGGTGATCCCATCAAAATTAGCTGCTGTTCTCTTTTCCCATCACAGAGTGACTGTTTTGCAG GCAACACCAACATTGCTTAGAAGATTTGGATCTCAGCTTATCAAGTCAACTGTTCTATCAACTAGTACTTCTCTTCGAGTATTAGCCCTTGGTGGTGAAGCATTTCCATCATTGACTGTTCTCAAAAGCTGGAGAGGAGTAGgcaataaaacacaaatatttaatatttatggtATCACAGAGGTATCAAGTTGGGCGACTTTTTACAGGATTCCAGAGAAGACTCTTAACTCTACTTTGAA ATGTGAATTGCCTGTACAACTGGGATTTCCGCTGCTTGGAACAGTAGTTGAAGTTAGAGATACTGATGGTTTCGCAATTCAAGAAGGCGATGGCCAAGTATTTTTag GTGGGAGAAACAGAGTATGTTTTCTTGATGACGAAGTGACAGTACCACTTGGCACAATGCGAGCCACAGGAGACTTTGTGACTGTGAAAGATGGAGAGATATTTTTCTTGGGACGAAAGGACAGTCAGATTAAACGTCATGGCAAACGTCTTAACATTGAACTTGTGCAACAG GTTGCTGAAGGTCTCCAGGAAGTGGAGTCTTGTGCAGTTACATGGTATAATCAGGAAAAATTAATTCTGTTCATGGTGTCCAAAAATGATTTAGTAAAGGATTACATCTTTGAAGAACTGCAGAAACATCTTCCAAGTCATGCAATCCCGGATGAGCTTGTGTTGATTGATTCTCTGCCATTTACATCTCATG GCAAAATTGATGTTTCTGAGTTAAACAAGATTTATTTAAACTACATAAACTTGAAGTCTGAGTGTAAGCTCAATGGAAAAGAGGAACTTTGGGAAAAATTACAGCATTTGTGGAAG TCTATTCTGAGTCTCTCAGAAGATCCTTTGAGGATTCCTGATGAGTCACTCTTCTTAAATAGTGGTGGAGATTCCTTAAAGTCCATACGGCTCCTCAATGAGATTGAAAAACTTGTTGGCACATCAGTACCTGGGCTTCTGGAAATTATTCTTAACAGTTCCATTTTAGAGATTTACAATCACATCGTTCAAACAGTATTTCCAGATGAAGATCTGACATTTAGCAAGAATTAtgccacaaaaagaaaattcagcgACATTAATCAAGAGACCAGTGGAAAATCTTTACATCAGAACTCTGTCATGCCTTTAAATTGTGACAAGAAGATAAATGCTTTTATTGCACTGAGCAGAGGGGGTCAGATTTTGTCTGTGAATACTACGAGGCCTTTAACTAAGTTAGGACATTGCCCTTCAGCCTGTTCTTCTGATTTAATTTCACAGACTAACACTCAAAATGTAGAAAGCTTAAATCCTCCAGCTCTTAGTGGGAAATCAAAAGATCCATCCTGTGTTGCAGAATTCTTTTCTGAAGAGGGAACACCTGTGATAGAGGCTGAGAAGATGGAGTTATGTGTGAGGTGGATGTCAGACACAGGCAAATGTGTAGATGCTTCACCTCTGGTTGTAATACCAGCTGTTGATAAGTCATCTGCAACTGTGTACATTGGCTCCCATTCTCACAGAATGATGGCAGTTGACCTTTACTCTGGGAAGGTGAAATGGGAACAGATTTTGGGAGATCGAGTTGAATCCTCAGCATGTGTATCTAAGTGTGGAAACTTTATTGTAGTAG GCTGTTATAACGGGTTAGTTTATGTTCTGAAAAGTAGTAGTGGAGAAAAATACTGGACATTTACTACTGAGGATGCTGTCAAAAGCTCAGCAACCATGGATCCAACCACAGGACTCCTTTACATTGGATCTCATGACCAGCATGCATATGCTTTGGATATTTATGTAAGAATTCACCTCATCAGTCTCATACCATAG
- the AASDH gene encoding beta-alanine-activating enzyme isoform X2: protein MTLQELVHQAASLYSDKIAVCFDECNNQPPVYYTYKTVINAASELSNFLLLHCDFQGIRAIGLYCHPGINLPSWILGILQVPAAYAPIDPDSPPALSIHFMKKCNLKYILVEKQQINKFKSSYEMLLNYDTFTVEHNDIVLFRLHWKNVEVSLMLNERKEKYEKEKMTNSTSSENSNEEKSEEHMDARLKHCLAYVLHTSGTTGKPKIVRVPHACIVPNIQHFRVLFEITQDDVLFLASPLTFDPSVVEIFVALSSGASLLIVPTSVKATPTLLRRFGSQLIKSTVLSTSTSLRVLALGGEAFPSLTVLKSWRGVGNKTQIFNIYGITEVSSWATFYRIPEKTLNSTLKCELPVQLGFPLLGTVVEVRDTDGFAIQEGDGQVFLGGRNRVCFLDDEVTVPLGTMRATGDFVTVKDGEIFFLGRKDSQIKRHGKRLNIELVQQVAEGLQEVESCAVTWYNQEKLILFMVSKNDLVKDYIFEELQKHLPSHAIPDELVLIDSLPFTSHGKIDVSELNKIYLNYINLKSECKLNGKEELWEKLQHLWKSILSLSEDPLRIPDESLFLNSGGDSLKSIRLLNEIEKLVGTSVPGLLEIILNSSILEIYNHIVQTVFPDEDLTFSKNYATKRKFSDINQETSGKSLHQNSVMPLNCDKKINAFIALSRGGQILSVNTTRPLTKLGHCPSACSSDLISQTNTQNVESLNPPALSGKSKDPSCVAEFFSEEGTPVIEAEKMELCVRWMSDTGKCVDASPLVVIPAVDKSSATVYIGSHSHRMMAVDLYSGKVKWEQILGDRVESSACVSKCGNFIVVGCYNGLVYVLKSSSGEKYWTFTTEDAVKSSATMDPTTGLLYIGSHDQHAYALDIYKKKCVWKLKCGATVFSSPCLSLTPHHLYFATLGGLLLAVNPATGNRIWKHSCGKPLFSSPRCCLQYICIGCVDGNLLCFTHFGEQVWQFCTSEPIFSSPCTSASEQEIFFGSHDCFIYCCNTKGHLQWKFETTSRVYSTPFNFHNYNRSDEMLLAAASTDGKLWILESKSGQLQSVYRLPGEVFSSPVVWESMLIIGCRNNYVYCLDLLGGNQK from the exons ATGACTCTTCAGGAATTGGTACATCAGGCTGCCTCCCTTTATTCGGATAAAATAGCTGTATGTTTTGATGAATGTAACAACCAGCCTCCAGTTTATTACACCTACAAGACTGTGATTAATGCTGCTTCAGAATTATCGAATTTTCTGCTATTACACTGTGACTTTCAAGGAATTCGGGCAATTGGTCTCTACTGCCATCCTGGGATAAACTTACCCTCTTGGATTTTAGG AATTCTCCAAGTCCCTGCTGCTTATGCTCCTATTGATCCAGATTCACCACCAGCGTtatcaattcattttatgaaaaaatgtaatttaaagtaTATCCTtgttgaaaaacagcaaattaat AAATTCAAATCTTCCTATGAAATGTTATTGAACTATGATACGTTTACAGTAGAACATAATGACATAGTACTCTTCAGACTTCACTGGAAAAATGTTGAGGTGAGCttgatgctaaatgaaagaaaagagaaatatgaaaaagaaaaaatgacaaacagCACAAGTTCTGAGAACAGCAATGAAGAAAAGTCAGAAGAGCACATGGATGCGAGGCTAAAGCATTGCTTAGCTTATGTTCTCCATACATCAGGCACTACGGGGAAACCTAAGATTGTCAGAGTGCCTCATGCATGTATAGTGCCAAACATTCAGCATTTTCG GGTACTTTTTGAGATCACACAAGATGatgttttgtttctggcttcaCCTCTGACCTTTGATCCTTCTGTTGTGGAAATATTTGTTGCTTTGTCAAGTGGTGCCTCTCTGCTTATTGTACCAACTTCTGTCAAG GCAACACCAACATTGCTTAGAAGATTTGGATCTCAGCTTATCAAGTCAACTGTTCTATCAACTAGTACTTCTCTTCGAGTATTAGCCCTTGGTGGTGAAGCATTTCCATCATTGACTGTTCTCAAAAGCTGGAGAGGAGTAGgcaataaaacacaaatatttaatatttatggtATCACAGAGGTATCAAGTTGGGCGACTTTTTACAGGATTCCAGAGAAGACTCTTAACTCTACTTTGAA ATGTGAATTGCCTGTACAACTGGGATTTCCGCTGCTTGGAACAGTAGTTGAAGTTAGAGATACTGATGGTTTCGCAATTCAAGAAGGCGATGGCCAAGTATTTTTag GTGGGAGAAACAGAGTATGTTTTCTTGATGACGAAGTGACAGTACCACTTGGCACAATGCGAGCCACAGGAGACTTTGTGACTGTGAAAGATGGAGAGATATTTTTCTTGGGACGAAAGGACAGTCAGATTAAACGTCATGGCAAACGTCTTAACATTGAACTTGTGCAACAG GTTGCTGAAGGTCTCCAGGAAGTGGAGTCTTGTGCAGTTACATGGTATAATCAGGAAAAATTAATTCTGTTCATGGTGTCCAAAAATGATTTAGTAAAGGATTACATCTTTGAAGAACTGCAGAAACATCTTCCAAGTCATGCAATCCCGGATGAGCTTGTGTTGATTGATTCTCTGCCATTTACATCTCATG GCAAAATTGATGTTTCTGAGTTAAACAAGATTTATTTAAACTACATAAACTTGAAGTCTGAGTGTAAGCTCAATGGAAAAGAGGAACTTTGGGAAAAATTACAGCATTTGTGGAAG TCTATTCTGAGTCTCTCAGAAGATCCTTTGAGGATTCCTGATGAGTCACTCTTCTTAAATAGTGGTGGAGATTCCTTAAAGTCCATACGGCTCCTCAATGAGATTGAAAAACTTGTTGGCACATCAGTACCTGGGCTTCTGGAAATTATTCTTAACAGTTCCATTTTAGAGATTTACAATCACATCGTTCAAACAGTATTTCCAGATGAAGATCTGACATTTAGCAAGAATTAtgccacaaaaagaaaattcagcgACATTAATCAAGAGACCAGTGGAAAATCTTTACATCAGAACTCTGTCATGCCTTTAAATTGTGACAAGAAGATAAATGCTTTTATTGCACTGAGCAGAGGGGGTCAGATTTTGTCTGTGAATACTACGAGGCCTTTAACTAAGTTAGGACATTGCCCTTCAGCCTGTTCTTCTGATTTAATTTCACAGACTAACACTCAAAATGTAGAAAGCTTAAATCCTCCAGCTCTTAGTGGGAAATCAAAAGATCCATCCTGTGTTGCAGAATTCTTTTCTGAAGAGGGAACACCTGTGATAGAGGCTGAGAAGATGGAGTTATGTGTGAGGTGGATGTCAGACACAGGCAAATGTGTAGATGCTTCACCTCTGGTTGTAATACCAGCTGTTGATAAGTCATCTGCAACTGTGTACATTGGCTCCCATTCTCACAGAATGATGGCAGTTGACCTTTACTCTGGGAAGGTGAAATGGGAACAGATTTTGGGAGATCGAGTTGAATCCTCAGCATGTGTATCTAAGTGTGGAAACTTTATTGTAGTAG GCTGTTATAACGGGTTAGTTTATGTTCTGAAAAGTAGTAGTGGAGAAAAATACTGGACATTTACTACTGAGGATGCTGTCAAAAGCTCAGCAACCATGGATCCAACCACAGGACTCCTTTACATTGGATCTCATGACCAGCATGCATATGCTTTGGATATTTAT AAAAAGAAGTGTGTTTGGAAGTTAAAATGTGGAGCGactgtcttttcttctccttgtttgAGCCTGACTCCACATCACTTGTATTTTGCTACTCTGGGAGGACTTTTACTGGCTGTAAATCCT GCTACTGGGAACAGAATTTGGAAACATTCCTGTGGAAAAccactcttctcttctccacGGTGTTGCCTACAGTATATTTGTATTGGCTGTGTAGATGGAAATTTACTGTGCTTTACTCACTTTGGAGAACAG GTTTGGCAGTTCTGTACCAGTGAACCAATCTTTTCATCCCCATGTACCTCAGCATCAgagcaagaaatattttttggttCCCATGACTGCTTTATCTACTGTTGTAATACAAAAGGTCACCTCCAATGGAAATTTGAAACTACTTCAAGGGTATATTCAACACCGTTTAATTTCCATAACTACAACCGTAGTGATGAAATGTTGCTGGCAGCAGCTTCTACTGATGGGAAACTGTGGATCTTGGAATCTAAAAGTGGGCAATTGCAAAGTGTGTATAGACTTCCTGGAGAAGTCTTTTCTTCTCCTGTGGTATGGGAGTCAATGCTTATTATTGGATGTagaaataattatgtttattGTCTGGATTTATTGGGTGGCAATCAAAAATAA
- the AASDH gene encoding beta-alanine-activating enzyme isoform X1, translating into MTLQELVHQAASLYSDKIAVCFDECNNQPPVYYTYKTVINAASELSNFLLLHCDFQGIRAIGLYCHPGINLPSWILGILQVPAAYAPIDPDSPPALSIHFMKKCNLKYILVEKQQINKFKSSYEMLLNYDTFTVEHNDIVLFRLHWKNVEVSLMLNERKEKYEKEKMTNSTSSENSNEEKSEEHMDARLKHCLAYVLHTSGTTGKPKIVRVPHACIVPNIQHFRVLFEITQDDVLFLASPLTFDPSVVEIFVALSSGASLLIVPTSVKVIPSKLAAVLFSHHRVTVLQATPTLLRRFGSQLIKSTVLSTSTSLRVLALGGEAFPSLTVLKSWRGVGNKTQIFNIYGITEVSSWATFYRIPEKTLNSTLKCELPVQLGFPLLGTVVEVRDTDGFAIQEGDGQVFLGGRNRVCFLDDEVTVPLGTMRATGDFVTVKDGEIFFLGRKDSQIKRHGKRLNIELVQQVAEGLQEVESCAVTWYNQEKLILFMVSKNDLVKDYIFEELQKHLPSHAIPDELVLIDSLPFTSHGKIDVSELNKIYLNYINLKSECKLNGKEELWEKLQHLWKSILSLSEDPLRIPDESLFLNSGGDSLKSIRLLNEIEKLVGTSVPGLLEIILNSSILEIYNHIVQTVFPDEDLTFSKNYATKRKFSDINQETSGKSLHQNSVMPLNCDKKINAFIALSRGGQILSVNTTRPLTKLGHCPSACSSDLISQTNTQNVESLNPPALSGKSKDPSCVAEFFSEEGTPVIEAEKMELCVRWMSDTGKCVDASPLVVIPAVDKSSATVYIGSHSHRMMAVDLYSGKVKWEQILGDRVESSACVSKCGNFIVVGCYNGLVYVLKSSSGEKYWTFTTEDAVKSSATMDPTTGLLYIGSHDQHAYALDIYKKKCVWKLKCGATVFSSPCLSLTPHHLYFATLGGLLLAVNPATGNRIWKHSCGKPLFSSPRCCLQYICIGCVDGNLLCFTHFGEQVWQFCTSEPIFSSPCTSASEQEIFFGSHDCFIYCCNTKGHLQWKFETTSRVYSTPFNFHNYNRSDEMLLAAASTDGKLWILESKSGQLQSVYRLPGEVFSSPVVWESMLIIGCRNNYVYCLDLLGGNQK; encoded by the exons ATGACTCTTCAGGAATTGGTACATCAGGCTGCCTCCCTTTATTCGGATAAAATAGCTGTATGTTTTGATGAATGTAACAACCAGCCTCCAGTTTATTACACCTACAAGACTGTGATTAATGCTGCTTCAGAATTATCGAATTTTCTGCTATTACACTGTGACTTTCAAGGAATTCGGGCAATTGGTCTCTACTGCCATCCTGGGATAAACTTACCCTCTTGGATTTTAGG AATTCTCCAAGTCCCTGCTGCTTATGCTCCTATTGATCCAGATTCACCACCAGCGTtatcaattcattttatgaaaaaatgtaatttaaagtaTATCCTtgttgaaaaacagcaaattaat AAATTCAAATCTTCCTATGAAATGTTATTGAACTATGATACGTTTACAGTAGAACATAATGACATAGTACTCTTCAGACTTCACTGGAAAAATGTTGAGGTGAGCttgatgctaaatgaaagaaaagagaaatatgaaaaagaaaaaatgacaaacagCACAAGTTCTGAGAACAGCAATGAAGAAAAGTCAGAAGAGCACATGGATGCGAGGCTAAAGCATTGCTTAGCTTATGTTCTCCATACATCAGGCACTACGGGGAAACCTAAGATTGTCAGAGTGCCTCATGCATGTATAGTGCCAAACATTCAGCATTTTCG GGTACTTTTTGAGATCACACAAGATGatgttttgtttctggcttcaCCTCTGACCTTTGATCCTTCTGTTGTGGAAATATTTGTTGCTTTGTCAAGTGGTGCCTCTCTGCTTATTGTACCAACTTCTGTCAAGGTGATCCCATCAAAATTAGCTGCTGTTCTCTTTTCCCATCACAGAGTGACTGTTTTGCAG GCAACACCAACATTGCTTAGAAGATTTGGATCTCAGCTTATCAAGTCAACTGTTCTATCAACTAGTACTTCTCTTCGAGTATTAGCCCTTGGTGGTGAAGCATTTCCATCATTGACTGTTCTCAAAAGCTGGAGAGGAGTAGgcaataaaacacaaatatttaatatttatggtATCACAGAGGTATCAAGTTGGGCGACTTTTTACAGGATTCCAGAGAAGACTCTTAACTCTACTTTGAA ATGTGAATTGCCTGTACAACTGGGATTTCCGCTGCTTGGAACAGTAGTTGAAGTTAGAGATACTGATGGTTTCGCAATTCAAGAAGGCGATGGCCAAGTATTTTTag GTGGGAGAAACAGAGTATGTTTTCTTGATGACGAAGTGACAGTACCACTTGGCACAATGCGAGCCACAGGAGACTTTGTGACTGTGAAAGATGGAGAGATATTTTTCTTGGGACGAAAGGACAGTCAGATTAAACGTCATGGCAAACGTCTTAACATTGAACTTGTGCAACAG GTTGCTGAAGGTCTCCAGGAAGTGGAGTCTTGTGCAGTTACATGGTATAATCAGGAAAAATTAATTCTGTTCATGGTGTCCAAAAATGATTTAGTAAAGGATTACATCTTTGAAGAACTGCAGAAACATCTTCCAAGTCATGCAATCCCGGATGAGCTTGTGTTGATTGATTCTCTGCCATTTACATCTCATG GCAAAATTGATGTTTCTGAGTTAAACAAGATTTATTTAAACTACATAAACTTGAAGTCTGAGTGTAAGCTCAATGGAAAAGAGGAACTTTGGGAAAAATTACAGCATTTGTGGAAG TCTATTCTGAGTCTCTCAGAAGATCCTTTGAGGATTCCTGATGAGTCACTCTTCTTAAATAGTGGTGGAGATTCCTTAAAGTCCATACGGCTCCTCAATGAGATTGAAAAACTTGTTGGCACATCAGTACCTGGGCTTCTGGAAATTATTCTTAACAGTTCCATTTTAGAGATTTACAATCACATCGTTCAAACAGTATTTCCAGATGAAGATCTGACATTTAGCAAGAATTAtgccacaaaaagaaaattcagcgACATTAATCAAGAGACCAGTGGAAAATCTTTACATCAGAACTCTGTCATGCCTTTAAATTGTGACAAGAAGATAAATGCTTTTATTGCACTGAGCAGAGGGGGTCAGATTTTGTCTGTGAATACTACGAGGCCTTTAACTAAGTTAGGACATTGCCCTTCAGCCTGTTCTTCTGATTTAATTTCACAGACTAACACTCAAAATGTAGAAAGCTTAAATCCTCCAGCTCTTAGTGGGAAATCAAAAGATCCATCCTGTGTTGCAGAATTCTTTTCTGAAGAGGGAACACCTGTGATAGAGGCTGAGAAGATGGAGTTATGTGTGAGGTGGATGTCAGACACAGGCAAATGTGTAGATGCTTCACCTCTGGTTGTAATACCAGCTGTTGATAAGTCATCTGCAACTGTGTACATTGGCTCCCATTCTCACAGAATGATGGCAGTTGACCTTTACTCTGGGAAGGTGAAATGGGAACAGATTTTGGGAGATCGAGTTGAATCCTCAGCATGTGTATCTAAGTGTGGAAACTTTATTGTAGTAG GCTGTTATAACGGGTTAGTTTATGTTCTGAAAAGTAGTAGTGGAGAAAAATACTGGACATTTACTACTGAGGATGCTGTCAAAAGCTCAGCAACCATGGATCCAACCACAGGACTCCTTTACATTGGATCTCATGACCAGCATGCATATGCTTTGGATATTTAT AAAAAGAAGTGTGTTTGGAAGTTAAAATGTGGAGCGactgtcttttcttctccttgtttgAGCCTGACTCCACATCACTTGTATTTTGCTACTCTGGGAGGACTTTTACTGGCTGTAAATCCT GCTACTGGGAACAGAATTTGGAAACATTCCTGTGGAAAAccactcttctcttctccacGGTGTTGCCTACAGTATATTTGTATTGGCTGTGTAGATGGAAATTTACTGTGCTTTACTCACTTTGGAGAACAG GTTTGGCAGTTCTGTACCAGTGAACCAATCTTTTCATCCCCATGTACCTCAGCATCAgagcaagaaatattttttggttCCCATGACTGCTTTATCTACTGTTGTAATACAAAAGGTCACCTCCAATGGAAATTTGAAACTACTTCAAGGGTATATTCAACACCGTTTAATTTCCATAACTACAACCGTAGTGATGAAATGTTGCTGGCAGCAGCTTCTACTGATGGGAAACTGTGGATCTTGGAATCTAAAAGTGGGCAATTGCAAAGTGTGTATAGACTTCCTGGAGAAGTCTTTTCTTCTCCTGTGGTATGGGAGTCAATGCTTATTATTGGATGTagaaataattatgtttattGTCTGGATTTATTGGGTGGCAATCAAAAATAA